The following is a genomic window from Chitinophaga caseinilytica.
TGAATCATGGGTTTGAAGAATATTTGTTTCCGATTTGGATTTTCCAGATGGGGCACGCGAACTGTTGTGTTATGGACGTTCGTGTACTGCATGTTTTGCTGTGTAATGCAAGGATATGCCTGCCAGGAGGAGCCTCAGAACGTCGAAGAGTGGCAGGAACAACAAGCCGGATCGGCTCCTGAAGAAATGCGGGAGAACGATGAGCAATGGACATTGCTGCAACGCTATCTCCGCCGACCGCTGAACCTGAACACAGCCACGGCAGAGGAGCTCCAGGAGTTGGGGATTTTGCTGCCGGAGCAAGTCTCCCAGCTATTGGAACACCGGAAAACACTCGGCCCCCTTATCGCGATATATGAATTGCAGGCGATAAAAGGGTTCGACATGCCGACCATCCGGCGATTACTACCTTACGTCTCCGCAGGAAACGCTTTTATTGAGCAGATTCCCTTCCGTAACTACTGGACCGAAGGCAAACACTCCCTGCAATTACGTTATGCCAGAACCTGGGACGGGCCCGGCAGATCGCTGTTCCCTACCGCCGAAAAACCGCCGGCGTATATCGGCGGCCCCGATAAACTGACCTTGCGGTACCGTTATTCAATGGGCCGACACATGGGCTGGGGCCTCGTGCTGGAGAAGGATGCAGGCGAGTCCTGGTTGCGGAAAAGCGCAGTCCCACTGCCGGACCACGTTGGGTTTCATTGGGTGGTAAGGCGCCCCGGACTTTTGAAAACGCTGGTGTTGGGAGATTATACCATCAATTTCGGGCAAGGGCTCATACAATGGCATGGAATGGCGCCTGGCAAAGGTTCCTCCGTCCTATACTTCAAAAGGGAAGGAGAGACTTTGCGACCGTATGCAGGCGCGGGGGAGTTTTACTTCTACCGAGGCGTTGCGTCAACATTGGTTTTGCGCAAATCTGAAATCACCTCCTGGTTATCCGCCCGCGCCCTCGACGGAAGAGTGAAACCTTCGGAAGCGGATACCACTGAAACTTTCGGTTCGATCCTTTCCGCAGGGTACCATCGAAGCATATCGGAACTGGAGGCCCGGGGGGAAATCAGACAATTTACAGTCGGCGCAAGCTGGAAGCGGCGCTGGCGGGCGGGACATGTGGCGTTCAATGCACAGGGCCAACATTTCTCCGTTCCGCTGCAAAGGGGCGATGATGGGTACCGGCTGTTCCGATTCCAGGGAGATCGCTTGCTCGAAGCCAGTGTCGATCATGCATTTAACTGGAGGAATGTCCATTTTTTCGGTGAAGCGGCGCGGGGTAGCACGGGGCATTGGGCCATGACGCAAGGCTGGCTGGCAGCATTATCATCCGCGGCGGATGCGGGTATGGTCTGGCGCACCGGAGCTCCGGGGTTCGTAGGTATGTACGGTGCGCCGTTCGGAACTACAGGTTTAGCGGGGAACGAACAAGGCTGCTATGGCGCCCTGCAATGGCGGGTACATCCCGCATTAGTGGCCGCGGGGTATGTGGATGTGTTTGGTTTTCCGTGGTTGCGCTACCGGGTAAGTGCTCCCTCCAAAGGGACGGATGCCCTGATTTCCCTGCAGTGGAATCCATCGCGGCACGCTATGGTGCAGGCCACCTATCGTTATACGGAAAAAATGCAGGATGTGCAGCTGGAGGGCGCCATGGAAAAGGTCCTCATGCAGCAACGTGGGCACCAGGTGCAGATGCGTTGTGAATTTCCGTTATCGCCGGTCTTGACCTGGCGGGCAAGGGCGCAATGCCAGCTGCTGGCGCCATCCGGTACCTGGATCGCCATGCAGCAATGGAACTGGCGGTCGGGGAAATGGAAGGGGAGTTGCAGTCATGCCTGGTACGACGGCGGCGCGGGATTGGGCATGTACTTGTCTGGGCTGGGGTTTCCGGGAGATGGGACGGTTGCGCGTTTCAGCGGAATTGGCTGGTATTTGCGATGTCAGGCGCAACGCAACTTCGGCGATCGTTGGAGCGCATGGTGCAGTTGGCAATTCTCACGGAGCAGGGCACCCGTCCAGACCCTTTCAGAATGGCGGAAAGGTGCGCTGATAGAGGGGAGGAGCACTGTGCAGCTGCAGGTACAGTACGAATGGGGGCGGCACGAATGATTCCCAGCCGTTTCCCGGTATTTGGTTAAACGAAATCATCTTTCCCGCGTTATAATTCCAGACTTTCGTCCAAAACACTATGCGATTGCAGTTTTACATAGTATCTTACATCGCTTTTTGAGCAAGTAAAGCCTTTACCTCTTTGATGATTTAGATTTTGATTGACACCAACTGATCATCAATCCGCCGGTTTCTTCGGAAACCGGCTTTTTTATGCCCAATCCCCAAAAAACTTTGCTCTTTTTCAAACAAATTTGAGGGCATCATGAAAAGTTGGCGGAGATTTTGAAAGTCAACAACTTATCTAGTGCTCGCCGCATATCCGCTGCAGTGAACCGTTAATAAGCCTTAACAAAGTTTTAACTTAAAATTTTTGCGGATTCAAAAAACTACCTATTTTGCGGGTGTCAACCAAAATCTAAATCATCTATGAAAAAGGCTCTACTTTTTCTCGCCACTGCCGTGGTGAGCAGTAGTCTGGCTTATGCTCAACAGCGCCAGATTACAGGGAAGGTCAGAGGAGACGATGGAGCTCCCATCCCCTTCGCCACCATCCAGATAAAAGGCACCACCACAGGCACCACCACCGACCAGGCCGGCAACTTCCAGCTCAATATCCCCGGCAGCAACACGGTCCTCATCGTCCGGAGCCTGGGATACCTCAACCGGGAAATCCCCGCCGGCACCAGCACCACCCTGGATGTCGTACTTCAAACCGACAACACCAACCTCGATGAAGTAGTGGTAACCGCCCTCAACATCAAACGCTCCCAGAAATCCGTCCCCTACGCCGTTCAGCAAGTGGATGCCGCCAGGCTCACCCAAACCCGGGAAACCAACATCAGCTCCACGCTCGCCGGTAAAGTAGCGGGCGTCCAGATCCAGGGACAGTCAGGCGCCAAAATCGGCCAGGGCGCCGTTGTCCGCCTCCGCGGCGCAGGCTCCCTCTCAGATAAAAACCCGCTCTTCGTCCTCGATGGAACGCCCGTCAGTCCAGACGATATCAACATGGACGACGTTGAGAACATCTCCGTCCTCAAAGGCCCCAACGCCACCGCGCTCTACGGCCAACGCGCAGACGCCGGCGTGGTAGTGGTCACCTCCAAAAAGGGCCGCCTCAACCCAGGCATCGGGCTCCAACTCAACCAAACCACCACCTTCGACAAAGTTTACATCCTCCCCGACTATCAAAACGAATACGCCGGCGGCGGCGTCAGCAACCTCATGCGCTTCAAATGGCAAGCCGGCATGCCCGACGATTGGAAAACGATGGACGGGAAATTCTATCACGACTATTCCGACGACGCCAGCTGGGGCCCCCGCATGGTAGGCCAGGAATACATCCCCTGGTACGCCTGGTACCCGGGCGCCAACTTCGGAAAAACCGCAAAACTCGTTGCGCAACCCGATAATGTGCGCGACTTCTACCGCACCGGCATTTCATACAACAATAACGTCAACTTCATGAAAGCAGGAGAAGGGTACAACGTCCGCGTGTCTTTCACCAACCTGCAACGGACCGGCGTGATCCCCAACTCCAGCCTCGATAAAAACTCCTTCTCCACCCAGGCCAACTTCGACATGGGCCGCCACTTCACCGTAGGTGCCAACGTGTATTACGTTACCGAAAACCTGAAAGGTGAATTCAACGACGGCTATTCCAACAACTCGTCCGGTTCGTTCAACCAATGGTTCCACCGCGATCTCGACCTCGGCAAACTCAAGGAACTTCGTGGCCTGAAATCCCCACAGGGCGCCCTCGGCAGCTGGAACCACAACAACCCTGACAGCTACAGCGGCGCCAATCCGCTCAAATTCTACGGCGCCAACTTCTGGTACAACTTCTTCTCCTACTTCGATGCGATCGATAACTTCTCGCAACGCAATCGCGTTTTCGGCGATATCAACCTCACCTACAAACTGAACGATCATTTCAAGGTCGCCGCATTTTTCAGGAGAAACGAACTGAACGTCAACCGCGAAGAAAAAACACCCTACATCCTCGAAAGCAGCGCCACGCAAACCGGCGTGAAACAAGGGTATTTTACCCGCCAGGATTGGGTGCGCGAAGATAACTATGAAGGGCTCGCATCCTACAACAACCAGTTCTTCGACCGCGCGCTGAGCGTCGATTTCAACCTCGGCGGCAACATCCGGAAAAACAGCTCGTCGTTCATCAGCGCATCCACCGTCAACGGTTTGACCGTGCCCGACCTGTTTACGCTGTCGAATTCGAAAGACCCGATCACCTATTCCAACGACCGTTTCAATAAAACCGTTCGCAGCGCCTATGCCAGGACCACGCTCGGCTGGAAAGACATTTACTTCCTCGACGCGTCTATCCGCAACGACATCAGTTCCGCGCTTCCCAAAAACAATAATTCCTACTGGTACCCTTCCGTTGGCGCCAGCATCATGTTCAGCGAATACCTGAAAAAATCGATTCCCTTCCTGTCGTTCGGTAAACTCCGCGCGGGATGGGCCCAAATCGGTTCCGACCTCGATCCGTATCAACTCGAGCTCATCTATTCGCTGGAGCCGACGCAGTTCGGCAAGAACTCGCCGATGTTCACCCGTAACACCCTGCCTAACGACGGCATCATGCCCTCACTTTCTTCTTCGATGGAATTGGGGACGGATTTGAAATTCCTGCAAAACAGGCTGGGCGTGAGTTTCACGTACTATCGCGAAGACAAGCGCAACGAAATACTCACCGTAAACGTGTCTAACGCCAGCGGCTTCCTTTCCAAAGTGATCAACGCGGGTAGCCTGGTCCGTAACGGCATCGAGCTGCAACTGGACGCAACGCCGGTAAAAACGCTGGATTTTAACTGGGAAACCACGATCAACTTCGCAAAGAGCAAATCTGTCGTGAAAAGACTTACCGACGATGTGAAAACCTATACCCTGCCCAATACGGACCGTGGCGGTGCGGCGGTTTCTTTCGGCGTGGCCACCGTGGTGCATGCGGAAGGGGAAGACTGGGGCCAGCTGCGCGGGAACGGGATCAAACGCATCAACGGCCAACCCGTTCTGAATGCAGATGGTACTTTTGCCATGGAACAAAACCTCTACTTCGGTTCGGTGCTTCCGGATTTTATGGGAGGATGGTTTAACCAGTTCACCTACAAAGACATCACGCTGACCGCAGCGCTCGATTTCCAGAAAGGCGGAAAATATTTTTCCCTGTCTGATTTCTGGGGATCATTCTCCGGATTGTATGCCAAAACCGCCGTCCTCAATGATAAAGGTATTCCTGTCCGCGATCCCGTTGCCGATGGTGGCGGTGTAATGGTGGAAGGGGTGGACGCAGACGGCAAAGCCGTGAAGAAATACGTGGAAGCACAGACATATTGGCACCAGTTCCGTACCAACAGCAACATCGCGGATATGTCCATTTTCGACGCATCGTTCTTAAAACTGCGCGAAGTGAGCCTCGGCTACAATCTGCCGGTGAAGAAATGGGCGCCCAAAGTATTCACGCAGGCCAACATTTCACTGGTTGCCAGGAACGTGTGGCTGATTTATGCTGACGAAAAAGGATTCGATCCCTCCGAGCTGTCGGGCCGTTTCGGTGAAAACGGACAAATGCCCGGGGTACGGTCTTTCGGTGTTAACCTGAAACTTGGTTTCTAAAAAAATCAGATCATGAAAAGACATTTCAATAAAATATCCATCTGCCTGCTGCTTTCGGTGTTGTTTTCTGCGGAAAGCTGCAAGGATTTCGGTGATTTGAACGAATCGCCCAACGCAAGCGCATCGCCCGTAACGTCTGCATTGCTGACGGGCGCGGAAGTGTATCTCGGCAGCGGCAATTCCATGACGGTAAACTATGCGTTCGACGTGCGTTTCCTCAACGAAGGCGCCATGTACGTGCAATATACTTCCCAAACCCAGTACCCGGACGAATCTCAGTATTCCGTGACGGCAAGGGGATGGTCGCAGTACTTCGCCGGTCCGCTGGAAGATCTGCACAAGATCATCGAATACAATACCGACGAAACGAAGAAAAACCAGCCTACGGTTACTTCCGGCGGTTCCAATGCAAACCAGCTGGCAGTGGCCCGCATCCTCAAGGCATATTATTTCGCGCAACTGACCGATATGTGGGGCGATGTGCCTTACAAGGAGGCGCTCGCCGGAATGGTAACGCCCAAATACGATACGCAGAAAGATATTTATACCGATCTGTTGAAGGAACTGAAGGAAGCGATCGGTCAGTTTGACGGCGGTGCCGCCGTGAAGGGCGATATTCTCTTCGAAGGCGATCCCGTGAAATGGAAGCGCTTCGCTAATTCCTTCCGCATGATCCTGGCATTGCGCCTTTCCAAGCGCGACGGTGAGATCGGCAATCTCGGGAAAACCGCTTTCGCCGAGGCGCTCGCCAGTCCGGCCGGCCTCATCGACCAGAACAGTGAGAATGCGTTCATGCCCTGGCCCGGAGGTTCTTATAAAAACCCCTGGTACCAGATGTACGACGGCCGTACCGACTACGCCATCAGCGCCACCCTGGCCGATACCCTGAAAAAATACGGTGATCCCCGCGTGTCCGTGTACGGCGAGCCGCACAGTGGTGTGGTAAAAGGTGTGCCCTACGGCCTTACCCGCGAGCTGCTCATCACCTGGTCTGCCAACAACCCCGACGCGTCCAAGATCGGGCCGGACATAACCGACGAAAAAGCACCTGACTATATCATCACCGCAGCGCAAATCCTGCTGTCGCGCGCGGAAGCCGCACAACTCGGCTGGACGGCCGAAAATGCGCAGCAGTTGTACAACGATGCCATCAAAGCGTCGTGGGAGCAATGGGGTGTTTTCGATCAAACCGCTTACGACGGCTACATCGCCGATGCAAAAGTTTCATTTGCCGGTGGGGAAGTGCTGCGGAAGATCGGTACCCAGAAGTGGATTGCGCTCTATCCCAATTCCTGGCAGGGTTGGGCGGAATGGCGCAGGATGGGCTGGCCCTTCATCAAGCCTACGGCGCATGCGGTGAACGTGAGCAAACAAATCCCCCGCCGGTATGGCTACCCCACCAACGAAATCACCCTGAACAAGGCGAACTACGGCGAAGCCGTGTCGCGGATGCAGGGCGGAGATACGCACGATGGCCGCGTTTGGTGGGATAAACAATAACTTATTTAATATATAAAAGTATTAGCATGTTCACTATACAGCTTTTCAGAAATATACTGCTCTGCAGCGGCGCAGTGCTGCTCGCGGCGGGATGCCAGAAAGAAAGCGATGGACTGGGAGGCGCGGGCCAGACGCTCGTCCGCCTGCCGGGTTCGCAAGATACCCTGATGGTTTTTGGGGTGGATTACAAAGCCACTTCCCAATCGGTCAACATCCTGGAAATTAACCGTTCTCCGCACAATGAAGGTGTTTTTAACGGGGAAACGATCGTGAAGATCAAGCCAGACGCCAGTCTGATCACCAAAATCAATAATAGCCGTGAAAAGGATTTCGAACCCCTTCCCGCCAACGCCTGGAGCCTCGACGCTTCCGTGAAACTGGTGAACGGGTTCTATGAAGTGCGTTTCGGGCCCGGGGAAATTGCGCAGTATATCAAGATAAATTTAAATACCAGTCTGTTGGATCTCACCAAGTCGTACGCGATGCCTTTCGTGCTGACGGAAGCCGTGAACGGCGTGGTTTCCAAAGGCCCGAACACCGCGCTGGTGCAGGTGATCATCAAAAACCAGTGGGACGGGAAGTACGCTGCCAGCGGCACTTTCTATCACCCGGTGAACGGTCCCCGGGCGATCGATGAGGATAAAGACCTCGTAACGGCAGGCCCGAATTCGGTCATTTGCAACCTCGGCGACCTGGGAACGAGCGGTTACCAAATGATATTGACGATCAACGCGGATAATTCCGTTACCATCGTACCCGCCGGGGCTACGCCCAACGTGGATATGAACTATGGAGTCAATAAGTATGACCCTGCCACTAAGGCTTTTACGCTGAATTATGCCTATAATACGGCGGCTCCCCGCATCGTCCGGGAAACGATCACCCGCAAATAAGTCTTTGCTTTGTTAGTTCTATTTTAAAAACAGCCTCCAAATGCGGAGGCTGTTTTTTATTTTTGTGCTTTCTAATCCACATAATAATGGAAAATCAAGACGAGCAGCAACAGCTGAACATTGAACTGAGCGAGGAAGTAGCAGACGGAACGTATGCCAACCTGGCGATCATCACGCATTCTCCGTCAGAGTTTGTAGTGGATTTTATCAACGTGATGCCCGGTTTGCCGAAAGCCCGGGTGAAGTCAAGGATCATTTTGACGCCACAGCACGCCAAGCGCCTCATGAAAGCACTGGCAGACAATGTAAAGAAATATGAATCCGCCCATGGTACGATCCAGGACCAGGAGCCGGTTTCCTTACCGATGAACTTCGGCGGCCCCACCGCCCAGGCATAACCGAATCACGAGAATGGAGCAAATTTTTTCGTACGGGCAATTGCGGGATTTCACCCGTGA
Proteins encoded in this region:
- a CDS encoding DUF3467 domain-containing protein — encoded protein: MENQDEQQQLNIELSEEVADGTYANLAIITHSPSEFVVDFINVMPGLPKARVKSRIILTPQHAKRLMKALADNVKKYESAHGTIQDQEPVSLPMNFGGPTAQA
- a CDS encoding SusD/RagB family nutrient-binding outer membrane lipoprotein, with the protein product MKRHFNKISICLLLSVLFSAESCKDFGDLNESPNASASPVTSALLTGAEVYLGSGNSMTVNYAFDVRFLNEGAMYVQYTSQTQYPDESQYSVTARGWSQYFAGPLEDLHKIIEYNTDETKKNQPTVTSGGSNANQLAVARILKAYYFAQLTDMWGDVPYKEALAGMVTPKYDTQKDIYTDLLKELKEAIGQFDGGAAVKGDILFEGDPVKWKRFANSFRMILALRLSKRDGEIGNLGKTAFAEALASPAGLIDQNSENAFMPWPGGSYKNPWYQMYDGRTDYAISATLADTLKKYGDPRVSVYGEPHSGVVKGVPYGLTRELLITWSANNPDASKIGPDITDEKAPDYIITAAQILLSRAEAAQLGWTAENAQQLYNDAIKASWEQWGVFDQTAYDGYIADAKVSFAGGEVLRKIGTQKWIALYPNSWQGWAEWRRMGWPFIKPTAHAVNVSKQIPRRYGYPTNEITLNKANYGEAVSRMQGGDTHDGRVWWDKQ
- a CDS encoding helix-hairpin-helix domain-containing protein, which gives rise to MQGYACQEEPQNVEEWQEQQAGSAPEEMRENDEQWTLLQRYLRRPLNLNTATAEELQELGILLPEQVSQLLEHRKTLGPLIAIYELQAIKGFDMPTIRRLLPYVSAGNAFIEQIPFRNYWTEGKHSLQLRYARTWDGPGRSLFPTAEKPPAYIGGPDKLTLRYRYSMGRHMGWGLVLEKDAGESWLRKSAVPLPDHVGFHWVVRRPGLLKTLVLGDYTINFGQGLIQWHGMAPGKGSSVLYFKREGETLRPYAGAGEFYFYRGVASTLVLRKSEITSWLSARALDGRVKPSEADTTETFGSILSAGYHRSISELEARGEIRQFTVGASWKRRWRAGHVAFNAQGQHFSVPLQRGDDGYRLFRFQGDRLLEASVDHAFNWRNVHFFGEAARGSTGHWAMTQGWLAALSSAADAGMVWRTGAPGFVGMYGAPFGTTGLAGNEQGCYGALQWRVHPALVAAGYVDVFGFPWLRYRVSAPSKGTDALISLQWNPSRHAMVQATYRYTEKMQDVQLEGAMEKVLMQQRGHQVQMRCEFPLSPVLTWRARAQCQLLAPSGTWIAMQQWNWRSGKWKGSCSHAWYDGGAGLGMYLSGLGFPGDGTVARFSGIGWYLRCQAQRNFGDRWSAWCSWQFSRSRAPVQTLSEWRKGALIEGRSTVQLQVQYEWGRHE
- a CDS encoding BT_3044 domain-containing protein codes for the protein MFTIQLFRNILLCSGAVLLAAGCQKESDGLGGAGQTLVRLPGSQDTLMVFGVDYKATSQSVNILEINRSPHNEGVFNGETIVKIKPDASLITKINNSREKDFEPLPANAWSLDASVKLVNGFYEVRFGPGEIAQYIKINLNTSLLDLTKSYAMPFVLTEAVNGVVSKGPNTALVQVIIKNQWDGKYAASGTFYHPVNGPRAIDEDKDLVTAGPNSVICNLGDLGTSGYQMILTINADNSVTIVPAGATPNVDMNYGVNKYDPATKAFTLNYAYNTAAPRIVRETITRK
- a CDS encoding SusC/RagA family TonB-linked outer membrane protein, with product MKKALLFLATAVVSSSLAYAQQRQITGKVRGDDGAPIPFATIQIKGTTTGTTTDQAGNFQLNIPGSNTVLIVRSLGYLNREIPAGTSTTLDVVLQTDNTNLDEVVVTALNIKRSQKSVPYAVQQVDAARLTQTRETNISSTLAGKVAGVQIQGQSGAKIGQGAVVRLRGAGSLSDKNPLFVLDGTPVSPDDINMDDVENISVLKGPNATALYGQRADAGVVVVTSKKGRLNPGIGLQLNQTTTFDKVYILPDYQNEYAGGGVSNLMRFKWQAGMPDDWKTMDGKFYHDYSDDASWGPRMVGQEYIPWYAWYPGANFGKTAKLVAQPDNVRDFYRTGISYNNNVNFMKAGEGYNVRVSFTNLQRTGVIPNSSLDKNSFSTQANFDMGRHFTVGANVYYVTENLKGEFNDGYSNNSSGSFNQWFHRDLDLGKLKELRGLKSPQGALGSWNHNNPDSYSGANPLKFYGANFWYNFFSYFDAIDNFSQRNRVFGDINLTYKLNDHFKVAAFFRRNELNVNREEKTPYILESSATQTGVKQGYFTRQDWVREDNYEGLASYNNQFFDRALSVDFNLGGNIRKNSSSFISASTVNGLTVPDLFTLSNSKDPITYSNDRFNKTVRSAYARTTLGWKDIYFLDASIRNDISSALPKNNNSYWYPSVGASIMFSEYLKKSIPFLSFGKLRAGWAQIGSDLDPYQLELIYSLEPTQFGKNSPMFTRNTLPNDGIMPSLSSSMELGTDLKFLQNRLGVSFTYYREDKRNEILTVNVSNASGFLSKVINAGSLVRNGIELQLDATPVKTLDFNWETTINFAKSKSVVKRLTDDVKTYTLPNTDRGGAAVSFGVATVVHAEGEDWGQLRGNGIKRINGQPVLNADGTFAMEQNLYFGSVLPDFMGGWFNQFTYKDITLTAALDFQKGGKYFSLSDFWGSFSGLYAKTAVLNDKGIPVRDPVADGGGVMVEGVDADGKAVKKYVEAQTYWHQFRTNSNIADMSIFDASFLKLREVSLGYNLPVKKWAPKVFTQANISLVARNVWLIYADEKGFDPSELSGRFGENGQMPGVRSFGVNLKLGF